A window of the Pongo abelii isolate AG06213 chromosome 10, NHGRI_mPonAbe1-v2.0_pri, whole genome shotgun sequence genome harbors these coding sequences:
- the LOC100431553 gene encoding potassium voltage-gated channel subfamily C member 2, protein MYEKKLKDLKHFIEFTPNIVTNCLLNEIFEFIAFASLFFILVSITTFCLETHEAFNIVKNKTEPVINGTSVVLQYEIETDPALTYVEGVCVVWFTFEFLVRIVFSPNKLEFIKNLLNIIDFVAILPFYLEVGLSGLSSKAAKDVLGFLRVVRFVRILRIFKLTRHFVGLRVLGHTLRASTNEFLLLIIFLALGVLIFATMIYYAERVGAQPNDPSASEHTQFKNIPIGFWWAVVTMTTLGYGDMYPQTWSGMLVGALCALAGVLTIAMPVPVIVNNFGMYYSLAMAKQKLPRKRKKHIPPAPQASSPTFCKTELNMACNSTQSDTCLGKDNRLLEHNRSVLSGDDSTGSEPPLSPPERLPIRRSSTRDKNRRGETCFLLTTGDYTCASDGGIRKGRHAFNQIITGDLAINCWKYVE, encoded by the exons tttattgcttttgcttctttattcttcATCCTGGTTTCAATTACAACTTTTTGCCTGGAAACACATGAAGctttcaatattgttaaaaacaagacagaaccagTCATCAATGGCACAAGTGTTGTTCTACAGTATGAAATTGAAACGGATCCTGCCTTGACGTATGTAGaaggagtgtgtgtggtgtggtttacttttgaatttttagtcCGTATTGTTTTTTCACCCAATAAACTTGAATTCATCAAAAATCTCTTGAATATCATTGACTTTGTGGCCATCCTACCTTTCTACTTAGAGGTGGGACTCAGTGGGCTGTCATCCAAAGCTGCTAAAGATGTACTTGGCTTCCTCAGGGTGGTAAGGTTTGTGAGGATCCTGAGAATTTTCAAGCTCACCCGCCATTTTGTAGGTCTGAGGGTGCTTGGACATACTCTTCGAGCTAGTACTAATGAATTTTTGCTGCTGATAATTTTCCTGGCTCTAGGAGTTTTGATATTTGCTACCATGATCTACTATGCTGAGAGAGTGGGAGCTCAACCTAACGATCCTTCAGCTAGTGAGCACACACAGTTCAAAAACATTCCCATTGGGTTCTGGTGGGCTGTAGTGACCATGACTACCCTGGGTTATGGGGATATGTACCCCCAAACATGGTCAGGCATGCTGGTGGGAGCCCTGtgtgctctggctggagtgctgACAATAGCTATGCCAGTGCCTGTCATTGTCAACAATTTTGGAATGTACTACTCCTTGGCAATGGCAAAGCAGAAACttccaaggaaaagaaagaagcacaTCCCTCCTGCTCCTCAGGCAAGCTCACCTACTTTTTGCAAGACAGAATTAAATATGGCCTGCAATAGTACACAGAGTGACACATGTCTGGGCAAAGACAATCGACTTCTGGAACATAACAGATCAG TGTTATCAGGTGACGACAGTACAGGAAGTGAGCCGCCACTATCACCCCCAGAAAGGCTCCCCATCAGACGCTCTAGTACCAGAGACAAAAACAGAAGAGGGGAAACATGTTTCCTACTGACGACAGGTGATTACACGTGTGCTTCTGATGGAGGGATCAGGAAAGGTAGGCATGCATTTAATCAGATCATAACAGGTGACTTAGCAATAAACTGTTGGAAATACGTGGAGTAA